A stretch of Ipomoea triloba cultivar NCNSP0323 chromosome 11, ASM357664v1 DNA encodes these proteins:
- the LOC115996847 gene encoding cell division cycle protein 27 homolog B, which yields MEAILVDSVQSSLRHFMCRNAIFMCERLCAEFPSETNMQLLAACYLQNNQAYAAYHILKGTQMAQSRYLFALSCFQMDLLNEAEMALSQTNDPTSEVPNGAAGHYLLGLIYRYTDRKKSAVHHFNQALSLDPLLWAAYEELCILGAADEAASVFNEAASLCVQKKHEHHGSQSQILAASAEDHNVVSNKSFVSEDASPRQLRHMHSNSLREFSGNYNGVIASGGVTSQSLSSGPANNAFCNTPSPMASQISGLAPPPVCRNAQQNGVHPSAPGGDNSLRSAVNSNVQPPRRKFVDEGKLRKISGRLFSDSGPRRNSRLAGESVSNTSSNASVASGNVTGKSSKFLGSSKLSSMTLRSMTTRKSQPWSSENIDEGVRDVCDDSRLNIPTVSPSGDCTTVEQDRSNKCPVGTNMSGPNLLSGALEILELLRTLGEGFRLLCLYRCQDALDMYNKLPHKHYNTGWVLSQIGKAYFEMVDYLEADRAFSLARLTSPYSLEGLDVHSTVLYHLKEDMKLSYLAQELISTDKLAPQSWCAMGNCYSSQKDHETALRNFQRAVQLNSRFAYAHTLCGHEYVAVEDFENGIKSYQSALRVDSRHYNAWYGLGMIYLRQEKFEFSEHHFRMALQINPHSSVIMSYLGTALHALKKNDEALEMMEKAILADKKNPLPMYQKANILVSMEKFDAALEVLEELKEHAPRESSVYALMGKIYKRHNIHDKAMLHFGLALDLRPSATDVATIKAAIEKLHVPDELEDSL from the exons aTGGAAGCCATACTCGTAGACTCTGTGCAAAGCAGTTTGCGGCATTTCATGTGCCGCAACGCCATTTTCATGTGCGAACGCCTCTGCGCTGAATTTCCCTCCGAG ACAAATATGCAGCTGCTAGCTGCTTGCTACTTGCAAAACAATCAAGCTTATGCTGCATACCATATTTTAAAAG GAACGCAAATGGCTCAATCCCGCTACTTATTTGCGCTATCATGCTTTCAGATGGATCTTCTTAATGAAGCAGAAATGGCCCTATCTCAAACTAATGACCCTACTTCAGAG GTTCCAAATGGTGCTGCTGGGCATTATCTTCTTGGGCTTATTTACAG GTATACAGACAGAAAAAAGAGTGCTGTTCACCATTTCAATCAGGCTCTGTCATTGGATCCTCTGCTATGGGCTGCATATGAGGAATTGTGTATCCTAG GTGCTGCTGATGAGGCTGCTTCAGTTTTTAATGAAGCAGCATCTCTTTGTGTTCAGAAGAAACATGAACATCATGGAAGTCAATCTCAAATTTTGGCAGCATCTGCTGAAGATCATAATGTAGTTTCTAATAAAAGTTTTGTCTCAGAAGATGCAAGTCCAAGGCAACTGAGACATATGCATAGCAATAGCCTTCGAGAATTTTCTGGAAACTATAATGGTGTAATTGCGAGTGGAGGAGTTACAAGTCAGTCTCTCAGCAGTGGCCCTGCTAATAATGCATTCTGCAATACTCCTTCACCAATGGCTTCACAG ATTTCAGGTCTTGCTCCTCCTCCAGTCTGCCgaaatgcacaacaaaatgGGGTTCACCCATCTGCACCCGGTGGTGACAACTCTTTGCGATCGGCTGTAAACTCGAATGTTCAGCCCCCCCGCAGAAAGTTTGTTGATGAGGGAAAATTGAGAAAG ATATCAGGTAGGTTATTTTCTGATTCTGGCCCTAGGCGAAATTCAAGACTCGCTGGAGAATCTGTGAGCAACACTAGCTCGAATGCATCTGTAGCATCTGGAAATGTCACAGGCAAATCATCAAAATTCCTTGGTAGTTCTAAGCTTAGTTCAATGACATTACGCTCTATGACAACTAGAAAGTCACAACCATGGTCTAGTGAAAACATTGATGAAG GAGTTCGGGACGTCTGTGATGATTCACGGTTAAATATCCCAACGGTGTCCCCATCTGGAGATTGTACAACTGTTGAACAGGACAGGTCTAATAAGTGTCCAGTTGGTACTAACATGAGTGGCCCAAATCTTCTATCTGGTGCTTTGGAAATACTGGAACTTTTGAGGACTCTTGGGGAAGGCTTCCGACTTTTGTGTTTGTATAGATGCCAG GATGCCTTGGATATGTATAACAAACTTCCACACAAGCACTATAACACAGGATGGGTGCTTTCCCAg ATAGGGAAAGCATACTTTGAAATGGTTGATTATCTAGAAGCAGATCGTGCGTTCAGTCTTGCCCGTTTAACTTCACCTTACAGTTTAGAGGGATTGGATGTACATTCTACAGTGTTATAT CATTTGAAGGAGGATATGAAATTAAGTTACTTAGCACAGGAGCTGATATCAACTGATAAATTAGCTCCTCAATCTTG GTGTGCAATGGGCAATTGTTATAGCTCTCAGAAAGACCATGAGACTGCTCTTAGAAATTTCCAGCGAGCTGTACAACTAAATTCCAGATTCGCATATGCTCACACTCTCTGTGGTCACGA GTACGTTGCAGTGGAGGACTTTGAGAATGGTATTAAAAGCTATCAGAGTGCACTTAGGGTGGATAGCAGACATTATAATGCGTGGTACGGCCTTGGGATGATCTATCTCCGACAGgaaaagtttgaattttcagAACATCACTTCCGTATGGCTCTCCAAATCAATCCCCATTCTTCTGTTATCATGTCATATCTAGGAACCGCTTTACATGCTCTAAAG AAAAATGACGAGGCATTGGAAATGATGGAGAAGGCTATTTTAGCTGATAAGAAAAATCCTCTCCCAATGTATCAGAAGGCTAACATCCTCGTAAGCATGGAAAAATTTGACGCAGCTTTAGAAGTCTTAGAGGAGCTTAAAGAGCATGCTCCTCGCGAGAGCAGTGTGTATGCTTTGATGGGTAAGATCTACAAAAGGCATAACATTCACGACAAAGCCATGCTTCATTTTGGCCTAGCGTTGGATCTGAGACCATCTGCCACAGATGTTGCAACCATTAAG GCGGCTATCGAGAAGTTGCATGTACCGGATGAGCTTGAAGATTCATTATAA